The Panicum virgatum strain AP13 chromosome 5K, P.virgatum_v5, whole genome shotgun sequence genome has a window encoding:
- the LOC120709581 gene encoding uncharacterized protein LOC120709581: MSIPGNGHLPASASLPDHSSASDSDAEPEANYSPIAGAASDSESDTDAEAAMPHHRLDEAGNGISALDLASDDDEEADGEEEEREEGDLTAGEAAARAFSEDERRRRAPLPEGAAARIVDAMRGVEFPGPPPAWAGSVPEDQWVDRLRSLRAGRPN; the protein is encoded by the coding sequence ATgtcgatccccggcaacggccaCCTCCCAGCCTCCGCCTCCCTTCCCGACCACTCCTCCGCCTCGGACTCCGATGCGGAACCGGAAGCTAACTACAGCcccatcgccggcgccgcctccgactCCGAATCGGACACCGACGCGGAGGCCGCCATGCCTCACCACCGCCTCGACGAGGCCGGCAACGGCATCTCCGCCCTGGATCtcgcctccgacgacgacgaggaggcggacggagaggaagaagagcgggaggagggggacttgacggcgggggaggcggcggcgcgggcgttcTCGGAGGAcgagcgccgtcgccgcgcaccGCTGCCCGAGGGCGCCGCGGCGCGGATTGTGGACGCGATGCGCGGCGTGGAGTTccccggcccgccgccggcgtgggcggGCAGCGTCCCCGAGGACCAGTGGGTCGACCGCCTCCGCTCCCTTCGCGCCGGCCGCCCCAACTGA